In the genome of Synechococcus sp. CB0101, the window TGGGGCCAGCCCTCCGCGTGCACCTGCTCCGCCACGTCCAGGGCTATGCGAGCAGCGGGGTCGAACTGGCGCCATTGGAAATCGGCACTGCTCACCGCCAGGGCGGGCAGGCCCTCGATCGTGCCCTCCATGGCGGCGCTCACCGTGCCCGAATAGAGGGTGTCGGTGCCGAGGTTGGGGCCGTGGTTGATGCCGGAGAGCACCAGATCAGGCCACTCCTCCAGCAGCGCAAACAGCGCCAGCTTCACGCAGTCGCTCGGAGTACCGCTGCAGGCCCAGGCGGTGATCCCCGAGGCGAACAGCTCATCCGCCCGCTCGGCCCGCAGGGGGGTCTGCAGGGTGAGGCCATGGCCGGTGGCCGAGCGCTCCTGATCGGGGCAGACCACCGTCACCTGATGGCCGCGCCGCGCCGCCTCGGCCGCGAGGGTGCGGATACCGGCGGCGAACACGCCGTCGTCGTTGCTGATCAGGATCCGCAAGGCCTTTCGCCGTCTGCGGGGAGGCTAGAGGCCGTCTTCTTAAAGTCACGGGCTACCGGAACACAGCCGTGAGCGCCACGATCAGCCTGCAGCAGCTCACCGATCAGCTCGAACAGCTGGAGGCCGATGCAGCCAAGGCCATCGGCGCAGCGGGCTCGGCCAGCGAGCTGGAAGAGCTGCGGGTGGGGCTGCTGGGCAAGAAGGGCAAGCTCTCGGCCGTGCTGGGCGCCATGGGCAAGCTGCCCGGCGACGAACGCCCGCTGGTGGGCCAGCGGGCCAACGTGCTCAAGGAGCAGGTGCAGGGTTTGCTGAGCGAGCGGCTCAGCGCCGTGAAAGCCGCGGCCATGGCCGAGCGCATCGCGGGGGAAACCCTTGATGTGACCATGCCCGCCACCTACATCCCGGCTGGGCACCGCCATCCCCTGATCAGCACGATCGAAGAGATCACCGACATCTTTGCCGGCCTCGGCTACCGGGTGGAAGAAGGCCCGGAGATCGAAACCGACCACTACAACTTCAGCGCCCTCAACATCCCGCCGCACCACCCGGCGCGGGACATGCAGGACACCTTTTATCTGAGCGAGCACGAGCTGCTGCGCACCCACACCTCGCCGGTGCAGATCCGCCACCTGGAGAAGAACCCACCGCCGGTGCGGATCGTGGCTCCGGGCCGTGTGTATCGCCGCGATGCCGTGGATGCCACCCACTCACCGGTGTTCCACCAGGTGGAGGTGCTGGCCATTGATGAAGGGCTGGATTTCAGCCATTTGCGCGGCACCGTGACCACCTTTCTGCAGCGCTTCTTCGGCGATCTGCCGGTGCGCTTCCGCGCCAGCTACTTCCCCTTCACCGAACCCTCCGCCGAGGTGGACGTGCAATGGCGCGGCCGCTGGCTCGAGGTGATGGGCTGCGGAATGGTGGATCCAGCGGTGCTGGAAGGGCTGGGCATCGATCCCGAGCGCTACAGCGGCTTCGCCGCCGGCCTGGGGGTGGAGCGGTTCTGCATGGTGCGCCACGGCATCGATGACATCCGCCGCCTCTTCACCTCCGACCTGCGTTTCCTCGAGCAGTTCTGAGCAGAACCGGAGGTCGCCCATAAAATCGGCTGATCGTCAGCCCCGCGTGTTCCCTGTCAGTGCCCTGCGTCGGACTCATCGTTAACGACGGCAAGGACCTGGCCCTGGCCACCGCCGACAGCATCGAGGCGCGCCTGCGCGGGGCGGGTTACGACGTGCTGCGGGCCAGCAGTGCCTCCGGGATGGTGGGCTTTGCCAACCCCGACCAGCACCTGCGGGCCAAGGGGCATGCCGCCTGTGTACCCGCGGGCTTTGAACCTTCCATGGCGATGGCCATGGTGCTCGGTGGCGATGGCACCGTGCTCTCTGCAGCCCGGATGACGGCACCGATCGACGTGCCGATCCTCACGATCAACACCGGCCATCTGGGTTTTCTGGCCGAAACCTATCTGCCTGAACTCGAGCAGGCCCTCGAGCAGGTGATCGCTGGTGAATGGACCGTGGAGGAGCGCACCACCCTGGTGGTGAGCGTGATGCGGGGTGAGCAGCGCCGCTGGGAAGTGCTCTGCCTCAACGAAATGGCCCTGCACCGCGAGCCGCTCACCTCGATGTGCCATTTCGAGATCGCCGTGGGCCGCCATGCCCCTGTGGATATCGCTGCCGATGGAGTGATCCTCTCCACCCCCACGGGCTCCACCGCCTACGCCCTCAGCGCCGGCGGCCCGGTGATCACCCCCGATTGCCCGGTGCTGCAACTCACCCCGATCGCCCCCCACTCGCTCGCCTCACGGGCGCTGGTGTTCAGCGATCAGGAGCCCGTCACGGTGTTTCCCGCCACGCCCGAGCGGCTGATGATGGTGGTGGATGGCAGCGCCGGTTGCTACGTGTGGCCGGAAGACCGGGTGCTGATCCGCCGCAGTGAACACCCCGTGCGCTTCGTGCGCCTGGCGGATCACGAGTTTTTCCAGGTGCTGCGCAACAAGCTGGGCTGGGGCCTGCCCCATGTGGCCAAACCCGGCGCCCCGGCATGAGCGGCGCCACCTTGCTGCTGTTGGGCCAGGAGGCTGAGGCCCTGGCACCGCGGCTGGAAGCCTCGGGCTACCGCTGCCAGATGGGCGACGCGGGCATGGAAGCTGGCTGCGATCTGGTGGTGCTTGGGGCCGAGCTCGCCGATCAACTGCCGGCCCTGCAGGAGCGGCTTGGCCCCGTGCCCATGCTGCTCGACATCGGCACCGACAGCGTGGCGGCCCGCTCGCGCATGCTGCGCTCGGGTGCCACGGACTTTTGGTTGTCCTCCGCCGGGGCCAGCGACCTGTTGATGCGCCTGCGCTTGCACCGCAAATTGCTCGACAAGGGGCGGCCCCCGGAGGATCGACTCAGCCTGGGCGACCTGAGTCTGATTCCCAGCCGCCATGAAGTGCGCCGCGGCCAGCGGCAGGTGCAGCTCACCGCCCGCGAGTACGCCCTGCTGCTGCTGTTGATGGAGCACAGCGGCCAGGTGCTCAGCCGCGACCAGATCCTGCGCCAGGTGTGGCACGACCAGCAGGGCGCCGCCAGCAATGTGATCGAGGTGTATGTGCGCTACCTGCGCCAGAAACTCGAAGAACAGGGTGAACGGCGCCTGATCCACACCGTGCGCGGCCAGGGCTATTGCCTCAGCGATGGCCCGCCGCCCCGCTGAGCTGTTCACCACCCAATGCGCCC includes:
- a CDS encoding response regulator transcription factor, with amino-acid sequence MSGATLLLLGQEAEALAPRLEASGYRCQMGDAGMEAGCDLVVLGAELADQLPALQERLGPVPMLLDIGTDSVAARSRMLRSGATDFWLSSAGASDLLMRLRLHRKLLDKGRPPEDRLSLGDLSLIPSRHEVRRGQRQVQLTAREYALLLLLMEHSGQVLSRDQILRQVWHDQQGAASNVIEVYVRYLRQKLEEQGERRLIHTVRGQGYCLSDGPPPR
- the surE gene encoding 5'/3'-nucleotidase SurE, encoding MRILISNDDGVFAAGIRTLAAEAARRGHQVTVVCPDQERSATGHGLTLQTPLRAERADELFASGITAWACSGTPSDCVKLALFALLEEWPDLVLSGINHGPNLGTDTLYSGTVSAAMEGTIEGLPALAVSSADFQWRQFDPAARIALDVAEQVHAEGWPQGVLLNLNVPPLAEEAIGPLRWCRKAVRRYTDQFDKRVDPRGRTYYWLAGEVANDLEAEVAGPSDWPIDVAHVASGGVSLTPLQPELFWRGNAAELPALPQLPMGR
- the pheS gene encoding phenylalanine--tRNA ligase subunit alpha; amino-acid sequence: MSATISLQQLTDQLEQLEADAAKAIGAAGSASELEELRVGLLGKKGKLSAVLGAMGKLPGDERPLVGQRANVLKEQVQGLLSERLSAVKAAAMAERIAGETLDVTMPATYIPAGHRHPLISTIEEITDIFAGLGYRVEEGPEIETDHYNFSALNIPPHHPARDMQDTFYLSEHELLRTHTSPVQIRHLEKNPPPVRIVAPGRVYRRDAVDATHSPVFHQVEVLAIDEGLDFSHLRGTVTTFLQRFFGDLPVRFRASYFPFTEPSAEVDVQWRGRWLEVMGCGMVDPAVLEGLGIDPERYSGFAAGLGVERFCMVRHGIDDIRRLFTSDLRFLEQF
- a CDS encoding NAD(+) kinase, yielding MPCVGLIVNDGKDLALATADSIEARLRGAGYDVLRASSASGMVGFANPDQHLRAKGHAACVPAGFEPSMAMAMVLGGDGTVLSAARMTAPIDVPILTINTGHLGFLAETYLPELEQALEQVIAGEWTVEERTTLVVSVMRGEQRRWEVLCLNEMALHREPLTSMCHFEIAVGRHAPVDIAADGVILSTPTGSTAYALSAGGPVITPDCPVLQLTPIAPHSLASRALVFSDQEPVTVFPATPERLMMVVDGSAGCYVWPEDRVLIRRSEHPVRFVRLADHEFFQVLRNKLGWGLPHVAKPGAPA